CCTCAAGATGCCATCCACAAGGTCTTGAAAAGTAGTCCTATTATTATGAAGCACAAAACATGAGTATTTGAAGATGTATGTACGGCAGATGTTGGGGAAAGTGGTATTGGGGATGTGTTTATGATTAATgggcacctgatattacccctttaggaggtcgataGTAAAGAAAGCCTTTGTTTTGTGCAATTAGAATTTAACACTGGTGATGTTTTGGAGGGTGTAGTGCTCCAATTTTGTTTGCATGTTTGGACACCATTAATCCCCAAAAGGGTGTAGGTAGCCATCTTTCTTGAGGACAATTTCTAAGAGTGAGAACCATGAGCTTAAGCCTTAAGGCCTTCAAGCAGCGCCCAATTTCCTCAATTTTGACGAATGTTTGTTTAGAGGCTGCCAAAGGATTGGTACCGGATATTTGAATATGTCGAACACTAGCGGCCTGTCGTCTTTAATGGCAATAAATACTAGCAAAAACCAATGGCGTTTGGCTAGGTTCTGTACAATAGACTTCTGGGTATGATGTGAGGAGATGGGGGTACGCATCTATGGGTGTGATACAATGTGAGGAGAGGGGGGTATGCATCTATGGGTGTGATGAAGTGGAGCAAGGTCGGATGGGGCAGGTGTACGAGTCCATGTTGACTAACAGTCAGTGAATAAACATCAACCAGGAGATGGAAATGGAAGAGGAATTCCACAAAAATTATTGACAATGGTAcatcagcaacaagaaatttccaatgatatttgatgctCCGAAATGATAATATGAGGGTCTCTTACCCATGGGGTTGGATCTcaaatctgttggcagctaccagacagATGTCCTCAGGCTTAGACTGACTACCTCTTGTCCAGGAGGGTGGTCTTGGGAGACAATAAATGGCAAGCATCAGTCTCTACCAAAAATATCAGGTCTCTACCTACCTCATGTAAAAAGACAAGATTATTGAAAATGGTAGAACACCATCACATGCAATGCCCTACTTACAAATTTTTTACAGCAGCCCTGAAAATGGGGTGGTAGTAGCATGTCTGTGGTCATTGGTTGTCAGTAACTAGCTGTAGAGGTCATTATATAGGGCATAAGCGAGGGAGGTCATATGTTGTTGTTGGCCTACTTTATAGCCACTCCAGTATGTCATGGCGTAGGCTTCTGTGTCCTATCGCTTTCACCTCAGCTTTGGTTAATGTTGAAGAGTTGtcatctttgtcaggagtggaggcattgaatGAAGTATTGAAAGTGGTGATGTGCttatcaactttggtcatcaggtccttcattatAAAAATATCTACATTGGTGATGGCAGCGTGTAGAAGTTGAGGTATGTGAGATGCTTAAACGGCACAAAGTAAGTTCGTCTCGCAAGGTGAGCAGTTTGCTGCAGGTAGCAAACAAGCAATGCAGGTCGTTTCCTTGAAGTCAATCAACGCCTTTTGGTCCTTGAATGGGTGTTTAGATATGTTTACAAATATTGGCAATACGGGAGGCTGGCAATGGTGAATACTGCTCTAGGAGTATATTTGGCAAGTATGGTATGCTTCTTTGGTGTCCCTTTGGTCACAAAACCAATCGATGCGAGGACATAGTCTACTCTGGTGCTCGAATGAGTCAGGTAATTGACGCAAAAATAAACCTCAGATTACTGAAATAGGGCAAAAGAATATGTACTGGCGAAGGGAGGTAGTTTCATGCATGTTGTGTTTACAAAAGAATCAGGATTGGAGGGTAGCATCGTTAAAAAGTATGGCACATAAGTGAGGGGAAGGAAGCTAGCCGTCCTTCAACAAATAAAGAGTTTACGTACAATACATAAAAAGGCAAGCGAAATAGGCTCTTCTATCAGCAAGGAGGAAAGCGAGAGTTATAAGAAAAATCTTTGTGAAACGCATGCAATGCAGCTTTTACGTTGAAATTTGCATACTTCTTGTCCAACTCCTACAATTTTTTTTCTGCTTCTGGGACCTGTGGTAATAAGAGGACGCTTGATAACATATTAGGTATcttgtataaaaatgaaataacataCTTCTTCTTTACTATACTTCTTTTCCTGATAACCTTATTTACACTACCACGCTCTAGCCCAGAGGTGGGCAAACTACGGCCCGAGGGCCGCATGCGGCCCTCCAATGGAATTCATGCGGCCCTCCAAATATTGGATATTAAATGTCCAAAAGGATTTTAtaaccagtattttaaaattgGAATGTAAGTAATCGGAAATTTGTTCTCGCTCACTCTATTTCTTTCCCTGCCCTTTTGTTACGGACAAAAGGGCTATTCTCTTGCCTGACCtcttctttatctctctctctctctgcttttttatctctgtgtctctatcttgcattttttctctattttatttgcatcctttctcactcattattttttttcaaccagacggaaatagattttttcatgattataattttcttattctattttatttattcattttttaatctataattggcCATCGTTGAATAAAGATGCAGTTCGGCATCTGGGATGGGCGTATGCGTGAGTGAAGCGTGTATCGGACACGTTTGCTACCAGTGGCCAGTGGGATTAAATCTCGATAGTGTACAAAACGTTTTGGTCACGTTGTAACTTTGTTACCGCACCAACGAGATTATTGCCTTATATTCAATCATTTCAGTGTCCTGGCAGATTCCAGAGAAAGAAGACGTTGGACATTTTATTTCAGCACAGCTTTTACTATCTTTCAAACTTTACCCAAAATGAGTGATTCGAAGCCTTCTAAAAACCGAAAAATTGAAGACGAATGCAGAGTATTTAACAAAGAGTGGACTGAAAGGTATTTCTTTACTGACGTCGGAGTTAAAGCTGTATGTTTGATTTGTCATGATACAGTTGCTGTTttcaaggaatacaatttgaaacgGCACTTTCAAACGAAGCACACCAACTTTGGAAGCAATTTAACAAAGCAAGAACTGCAAAAGAAGGCAACTGATCTGATGAAAAgtttgaagaaacaacaaaatgtgtttgaaaaaacttcatctttacaaaggaatgcaacaaaggcaagttttgtattggcaaataaaattgcaaaacaaaataagtcgtttgcagaagcagaatttattaaagattgcaTGGTTGATGCTGTCAGTGTTGTATGTCCTGAAGTCATATCTAAAGTGGAAGCCATATCTCTGTCACGAAGAACTATTGTTCGTCGCATAGATGCAATTGCAATGAATATTCAAGATCAGGTGTTAACAGCCAGTGTTAGTTTTCAGTGGTTTTCTATTGCTTTAGATGAGAGTAATGACATTCAGGATACTGCCCAGGTACTCATTCATATCAGAGGAATTGACGAAAACTTCGAAATTACAGAGGAATTGTTAT
This DNA window, taken from Palaemon carinicauda isolate YSFRI2023 chromosome 10, ASM3689809v2, whole genome shotgun sequence, encodes the following:
- the LOC137647948 gene encoding general transcription factor II-I repeat domain-containing protein 2-like — translated: MRPSNGIHAALQILDIKCPKGFYNQYFKIGIVLADSRERRRWTFYFSTAFTIFQTLPKMSDSKPSKNRKIEDECRVFNKEWTERYFFTDVGVKAVCLICHDTVAVFKEYNLKRHFQTKHTNFGSNLTKQELQKKATDLMKSLKKQQNVFEKTSSLQRNATKASFVLANKIAKQNKSFAEAEFIKDCMVDAVSVVCPEVISKVEAISLSRRTIVRRIDAIAMNIQDQVLTASVSFQWFSIALDESNDIQDTAQVLIHIRGIDENFEITEELLSMESLKDNVTGKDLYNSVINSLIRSRLSLDKLASITTDGAPSLIGKHCGLVTLMNDKIKEDFPSHSVLSFHCIIHQESLCRSSFKLKNVMDPVVRAVNLIRARGLNHRQFRSFLEDIEADFTDVLYHTNIRWLSMGKVLKRMWDVKEEVVLFFNMKDISCDFSREMECGEWVVCCSGPQPHVEMLDVFHGPESAILDRCLSGYD